One part of the Bacillus sp. FJAT-45350 genome encodes these proteins:
- a CDS encoding tyrosine-type recombinase/integrase: protein MSNNNILLFESKSSSFKFIAIPIWIDYLFLNNGEVKKKQLTLIGLKNTNLNVHVIHPLSQFIMHYWGSRKYNTQRKYSNNIVKFLNYLLENQGQFQIESLQDLKIVHGDKYLNSLTVEGVRRDTVRNAERTLVYFYKWLVKEECSIHFDTNKFEKKQGQYGYYYESPFRPIYPEKKPNKVEHAFPPSYIPLFLEVAIAVAKPIALGIYLQFFGGLRISEVINLRRTQVTRSMNKGDFVFKVDNQHFRTDIKDHASVKKVRTQRVFQIEDWGNILLNDHLKIFKPIDQTNALFVNQDGKAMSQRSYRQYFEKAKHKFIELLISHGDSEQKLLGQHLKYMKWSTHIGRGTFTNLLAEYAENPYEISQPRGDSSINSSLTYMNSTERLHKKIEEKFSNLHEHYIPKLIDREGVHE from the coding sequence TTGTCTAATAACAATATTCTCTTATTTGAAAGTAAAAGTAGTAGCTTCAAGTTTATTGCAATACCTATTTGGATAGATTATCTATTTTTAAATAATGGAGAAGTTAAAAAGAAGCAATTAACTTTAATTGGATTAAAAAATACTAATCTCAATGTACATGTCATACACCCTCTTTCTCAATTCATTATGCACTATTGGGGTTCAAGGAAATATAACACTCAAAGAAAGTACTCAAATAATATAGTAAAGTTTCTAAATTATTTGCTTGAAAATCAAGGACAGTTTCAGATTGAATCCCTACAAGATTTAAAAATTGTTCATGGAGATAAATATTTAAACTCCCTTACAGTTGAAGGTGTTCGTAGAGACACCGTAAGAAATGCTGAACGAACTCTAGTTTATTTTTATAAATGGTTAGTAAAGGAAGAGTGTTCTATTCACTTTGATACTAACAAATTTGAAAAGAAACAAGGTCAATACGGATATTATTACGAGTCACCATTTAGACCAATTTATCCAGAAAAAAAACCGAACAAAGTTGAACACGCCTTTCCACCTAGTTATATTCCATTATTCCTTGAGGTAGCAATCGCTGTTGCGAAACCAATTGCCCTAGGGATATATTTACAATTTTTTGGTGGATTGAGGATTAGTGAAGTAATTAACTTAAGAAGAACACAGGTTACTAGGAGTATGAATAAAGGTGATTTTGTATTTAAAGTTGATAACCAGCATTTTAGGACAGACATAAAAGATCACGCTAGTGTTAAGAAGGTTAGAACGCAACGAGTTTTCCAAATAGAAGATTGGGGAAATATCCTTTTAAATGACCACTTAAAAATATTTAAACCTATTGATCAAACTAACGCATTGTTTGTTAATCAGGATGGAAAAGCCATGTCGCAAAGAAGCTATAGACAATACTTTGAAAAAGCAAAACATAAATTTATTGAATTACTTATTAGCCATGGTGATAGTGAACAAAAGTTACTCGGTCAACACCTAAAATATATGAAATGGTCAACTCATATTGGCCGTGGCACATTTACAAATCTATTAGCAGAGTATGCCGAGAACCCATATGAAATATCACAACCACGCGGCGACAGTAGTATAAACTCATCCTTAACCTACATGAACTCAACAGAACGTTTACATAAAAAAATAGAAGAAAAATTCTCAAATTTACATGAGCATTATATTCCTAAATTAATAGATAGAGAGGGAGTACATGAATAG